A window from uncultured Desulfobacter sp. encodes these proteins:
- a CDS encoding ArsA-related P-loop ATPase, producing MKTEPDVLFFLGKGGTGKSTCAAICALDLAGADFKVCLASFDDAHNLCDIFQTTFDHRPKAVIPGLEVIQVDKDKEIASYLAGVTRQVKRNFTYLTAFNLGNYFDVLKLSPGMEAHALAKGFTELKKKYKGWDYLIIDMPPTALALSFFNLPALSLLWVAQLEKLRLEINQKKEIISKIKLPGKEIAQDKILARIMEIKSDYQDLQSFFEHNALCYVVHNTDTLSLAETRRIAEQLAKLGIKLAGLFCNHRSRHEMDSDGCDPELSCRTLMNLPYANDPLMGLDTLTRFTRQAGLDPAKAILTSITRRSFQCPDRS from the coding sequence ATGAAAACCGAACCTGACGTTCTTTTTTTTCTGGGAAAAGGCGGCACCGGCAAGTCCACATGCGCTGCAATTTGCGCCCTGGATCTTGCCGGTGCAGATTTCAAGGTATGCCTGGCCTCCTTTGACGATGCCCACAACCTATGTGATATTTTTCAGACAACATTTGATCATAGGCCCAAGGCTGTTATTCCCGGCCTTGAGGTCATACAGGTGGACAAAGACAAGGAGATCGCCTCCTACCTGGCCGGGGTGACACGACAGGTAAAACGTAACTTCACCTACCTGACCGCCTTTAATCTCGGCAACTATTTTGATGTATTAAAACTCTCCCCTGGCATGGAGGCCCACGCACTGGCCAAAGGCTTTACCGAACTTAAAAAAAAATACAAGGGCTGGGATTATCTGATCATAGACATGCCGCCCACAGCCCTTGCGTTAAGCTTTTTTAATCTGCCGGCCCTCTCCTTGCTCTGGGTGGCGCAGCTGGAAAAACTGCGCCTGGAAATCAACCAAAAGAAAGAAATCATTTCAAAAATAAAATTGCCCGGCAAGGAGATTGCCCAGGATAAGATACTGGCAAGAATTATGGAGATAAAATCCGATTACCAGGATCTGCAATCTTTTTTTGAACACAACGCCCTATGCTATGTTGTCCACAATACGGATACCCTGTCCCTGGCCGAAACCCGAAGAATTGCCGAGCAGCTTGCAAAGTTGGGGATAAAACTGGCCGGTCTGTTCTGCAATCACAGATCCCGGCACGAAATGGATTCAGATGGCTGTGATCCCGAACTGTCATGCCGGACTTTGATGAATCTGCCCTACGCCAATGATCCCCTGATGGGACTTGACACACTGACGCGATTTACCAGGCAGGCAGGTCTTGACCCGGCCAAAGCGATATTGACGTCAATTACTCGCCGATCTTTTCAATGTCCAGACCGATCATGA